TAAAAATAAACTGTAAAAATAGGATCTCCTCTTAAAAAATACCTTTTTAAAAAGTTTATTTCATTACTCAACTTTTCATAATCTTCATCGGCAATAGTATTAAGTGCCACACAATACCTTAACCATTTATTTTTACTGTATGCATGATTGGCAATTAAACCAGAAGCCTTCTCTTTCTCCCTAAAACTAATACATATAGAGTAAAGTTCTATAATTGTCTTATTACTCATTTTAGTATCTTTTAAATAAAAATAAATCTCGTCAAGACTCTTTTTATCTTGTTTAATTAAAATTATTTTTAAAAGAAGAGAAATATCAAATACACTCTTAAGTGTTTTGCGTAATATCTTAAGCTTTAAAAAAGTATAAGTATGCTCTATGCCATTCAACATAAAATATAATCTTGAATATAAAAATTTAGAATAAACAATATTAAAAATAAATATAAATACAATAAAAGTTAAAATAAAAGAACAATGTAAGAAAATAAAGTCTAAAAAATTTGAAAATTTGAAAATTTCTAATAAATAAACAAAATACAAAAAAGCAACAAAAAATATGATATTAAAAATAAAAAGTATTCTGTCAACCATTAAAGATCTCTTATAATAAAGTTCAATGTTAAAATTAATGCATACATGTAGTATTATACTAAATAGATATACAATTAATAAATAATATGCGATAGATGCTTATTATTAAGTTTGCAGCTTAAGGGGGAAAATGCAAAATTTTGATAACCTAGCAAAAGATATAAAAAATTTTTCGTACATAATAGACAAAGACTTTCTAGTATGGCCTCAAAATTCGCTCTTACAACCCGTAAACACTGAACTTATTGAAAAATGGGACTTAAAGAGTTCACTCAAAATACAAAGAACATTCTTTAATGAAACATTAATACGAGAAACAAAAAAGCTTATTAATGTAGAATATGATGAAGAATCAATTGCCAACTATCACATGCTAATAAACAATTTAGAAGAAATATATGAAAATTGCAAGAAAAATAAAAAAATCTACTATCAAGACGTCCTTCCAGCCGTCAAAAAGGTAATGGAATTTTATAAAAAAAATCAACAAACATTCATCAAATATATGAAACTACCTAAGCTCCTATCCGATTATCATATCGTTCACTCAATAAATACCGCAATACTAACCGTCGCACTTGGAAACGAGATGAATTTAAATAATCACAAAATGGTTGAACTCTGTACAATAGCTATTCTGCACAAAATAGGTTTCCTATTTATCCCCTTGCAAATAAGTGAAAAAAAAGAAAAATTAAGTAACGAAGAATTTGAAATAATAAAAAAATATCCCGTACTTGGTCATAAAATACTCTCAACCACTAATTTTTCACAATCTATCTGCTCAGCAATACTAAATCACAAAGAAAACTTAGATGGTTCAGGATATCCTAATAAACTCAAAAGTGAAAATATAAATATCGAGTCTAATATAATAGGCGCTGCTAGTGCATACAGCGCAATCCTTCTAGATAGAACATATAAAGGGGCTTTAAATTCTGGAGCAT
This portion of the Borrelia turicatae 91E135 genome encodes:
- a CDS encoding HD-GYP domain-containing protein, which produces MQNFDNLAKDIKNFSYIIDKDFLVWPQNSLLQPVNTELIEKWDLKSSLKIQRTFFNETLIRETKKLINVEYDEESIANYHMLINNLEEIYENCKKNKKIYYQDVLPAVKKVMEFYKKNQQTFIKYMKLPKLLSDYHIVHSINTAILTVALGNEMNLNNHKMVELCTIAILHKIGFLFIPLQISEKKEKLSNEEFEIIKKYPVLGHKILSTTNFSQSICSAILNHKENLDGSGYPNKLKSENINIESNIIGAASAYSAILLDRTYKGALNSGASLIELIQDADKKFDKRVLKLIIKVLSQCPLDFIVELNDNSIAKITKINEDNINVPYIKYIIKDDKIVPPSENKNYVKSIPKTETGIKKILRQDEIEFISKKYGLKEI